One Vicinamibacterales bacterium genomic window carries:
- a CDS encoding calcium/sodium antiporter: MTDILLLVTGLVLLLLGGELLVRGAVAIAERLGMSPLLIGLTLVGFGTSAPELVTSVQAALADAPGIAVGNVVGSNISNILLILGVSALIAPIRVGSSALARDGVVMVIVCLAFAILGFGWTLDRLAGLLFVSGLAAYVALAYRQERVPGARHGAAFEKAEAYEEVHDGPLRHARTAPTRAEPQPYVAASMAVGGLAIVVIGGHLLVEGAVGIARSRGIPETLIGLTIVAVGTSMPEFVTSVVAAVRRHSDVALGNVLGSSIYNILGIAGVTGLISPTTIPPAIVAFDNLVMVAASVALLLFAATGRRIGRLEGGLLLAGYAAYLLALRPT, from the coding sequence GTGACCGACATCCTCTTGCTCGTCACCGGGCTCGTGCTCCTGCTGCTGGGCGGCGAACTCCTCGTCCGCGGCGCCGTGGCCATCGCGGAGCGCCTCGGCATGTCGCCGCTGCTCATCGGCCTGACGCTCGTCGGATTCGGCACCTCGGCGCCGGAACTCGTCACCAGCGTGCAGGCGGCCCTTGCCGATGCGCCGGGAATCGCCGTGGGCAACGTGGTGGGTTCGAACATCTCGAACATCCTGCTGATCCTCGGCGTGTCGGCCCTCATCGCGCCGATCCGGGTCGGGTCGTCGGCGCTCGCGCGCGACGGCGTGGTGATGGTCATCGTGTGCCTGGCCTTCGCAATCCTCGGGTTCGGCTGGACGCTCGATCGCCTCGCCGGCCTGCTGTTCGTGAGCGGCCTCGCGGCATATGTCGCGCTCGCCTATCGACAGGAACGCGTGCCCGGCGCGCGACACGGCGCGGCGTTCGAGAAGGCCGAGGCGTACGAGGAGGTCCATGACGGCCCGCTGCGGCATGCGCGTACGGCGCCCACGCGGGCGGAGCCCCAGCCCTATGTGGCCGCGTCGATGGCCGTGGGCGGACTGGCCATCGTCGTGATCGGGGGACACCTGCTGGTCGAAGGCGCCGTGGGCATCGCCCGAAGCCGGGGCATCCCTGAGACGCTCATCGGTCTGACGATCGTGGCGGTCGGCACGTCGATGCCGGAGTTCGTGACCTCGGTCGTGGCCGCGGTCCGCCGGCATTCCGACGTCGCGCTTGGCAACGTGCTCGGCTCGAGCATCTACAACATCCTGGGCATCGCCGGGGTCACGGGCCTCATCTCGCCGACGACCATCCCGCCGGCCATCGTGGCGTTCGACAACCTGGTGATGGTCGCCGCGAGCGTCGCGCTCCTGCTGTTCGCGGCCACCGGGCGGAGAATCGGTCGCCTGGAAGGCGGGCTCCTGCTCGCGGGCTATGCCGCCTACCTCCTTGCGCTTCGCCCGACATAG
- a CDS encoding M13 family metallopeptidase — protein MTAHRVSLRRSALLLVCAAAALAPAVIARQAPRTLGVDLSAFDRSVRPQDDFNRFVNGTWMKYTAIPADKSSWGSFVELSDRSDAALKDIIESVSKGAPKPGSTEQQVADFYLSFMDTNRIEALGTEPLGPELKSIAATTVPADLAGLFGRMARMGVPGPFGAFVGQDQKKSDQYVVSVTQSGLGMPDRDYYLRKDEKFDATRAAYQRYVAALLRLAKQPDPDGAATRILALETAIAEKQWDRARNRDRDATYNRMTVAELATLTPSFNWTAYLGAAGMGKATDVIVRQPDYLQAMDAVLKATPLSTWKELLTYKVLATYADELPAAFGEAQFEFRGKVLQGLEEMRARDKRGIDEVEGALGEPLGKLYVERYFKPEAKARMDALVKNLLAAFGKGIDELEWMGPETKAEAHAKLAKFTVKIGYPDQWRDYSTIGVKKDDLMGNVKRAYAYQYEDMVGRLGQPVDRSRWGMTPQTVNAYYNFVNNEIVFPAAILQPPFFNVEADDAVNYGAIGAVIGHEISHGFDDQGSKSDGDGNMRNWFTEADLKAFQARTSKLAEQFAAYNPIDDLHINGRLTLGENIGDLSGLAVAHRAYTMSLGGQTAPVIEGFTGDQRFFLGWAQVWRTKMRDDAMRQQLLTNPHSPGTYRAFVPLTNLQAFYDAWNVKPGDGMYRPPEERVKIW, from the coding sequence ATGACTGCTCACCGCGTGTCTCTTCGTCGCTCCGCGCTGCTCCTCGTGTGTGCCGCCGCCGCGCTGGCGCCGGCCGTGATCGCGCGTCAGGCCCCCCGGACGCTGGGCGTGGACCTCTCGGCGTTCGATCGGTCGGTCCGTCCGCAAGACGACTTCAACCGCTTCGTGAACGGCACGTGGATGAAGTACACGGCCATCCCCGCGGACAAGTCGTCCTGGGGCTCGTTCGTGGAGCTGAGCGACCGGAGCGATGCGGCGCTGAAGGACATCATCGAGTCGGTCAGCAAGGGCGCGCCGAAGCCCGGTTCCACCGAACAGCAGGTGGCCGACTTCTACCTGAGCTTCATGGACACGAACCGGATCGAGGCGCTCGGCACCGAGCCGCTCGGGCCGGAGCTGAAGTCCATCGCCGCCACGACGGTGCCGGCCGACCTGGCCGGCCTGTTCGGCCGCATGGCGCGCATGGGCGTGCCCGGGCCCTTCGGCGCGTTCGTCGGCCAGGACCAGAAGAAGTCGGACCAGTACGTCGTCTCCGTGACGCAGAGCGGCCTCGGCATGCCCGACCGCGACTACTACCTCCGGAAGGACGAGAAGTTCGACGCCACGCGCGCCGCCTATCAGCGCTACGTCGCCGCACTGCTCCGCTTGGCGAAGCAGCCGGATCCCGACGGCGCCGCCACGCGCATCCTCGCGCTCGAGACGGCGATCGCCGAGAAGCAATGGGACCGCGCCAGGAACCGCGACCGCGACGCCACCTACAACCGGATGACGGTGGCGGAGCTGGCGACGCTCACGCCCTCGTTCAACTGGACGGCGTATCTCGGCGCGGCGGGCATGGGCAAGGCGACCGACGTGATCGTGCGCCAGCCCGACTATCTCCAGGCGATGGACGCCGTCCTCAAGGCGACGCCGCTGTCCACCTGGAAGGAGCTCCTCACCTACAAGGTGCTGGCAACCTACGCCGACGAGCTGCCGGCCGCCTTCGGCGAGGCGCAGTTCGAATTTCGCGGCAAGGTGCTGCAGGGCCTCGAGGAGATGCGCGCCCGCGACAAGCGCGGCATCGACGAAGTGGAGGGCGCCCTCGGCGAGCCGCTGGGCAAGCTGTACGTGGAGCGCTACTTCAAGCCCGAGGCGAAGGCGCGGATGGATGCGCTCGTGAAGAACCTGCTGGCGGCGTTCGGCAAGGGCATCGACGAGCTGGAGTGGATGGGGCCGGAGACCAAGGCCGAGGCCCACGCCAAGCTGGCCAAGTTCACGGTGAAAATCGGCTACCCGGACCAGTGGCGCGACTACTCCACCATCGGCGTCAAGAAGGACGACCTGATGGGCAACGTGAAGCGGGCCTACGCCTATCAGTACGAGGACATGGTGGGCCGCCTCGGCCAGCCCGTGGACCGCTCGCGCTGGGGCATGACGCCGCAGACGGTCAACGCCTACTACAACTTCGTGAACAACGAGATCGTGTTCCCGGCCGCCATCCTCCAGCCGCCGTTCTTCAACGTGGAGGCGGACGACGCCGTGAACTACGGCGCCATCGGCGCCGTGATCGGCCACGAGATCAGCCACGGCTTCGACGACCAGGGCAGCAAGTCGGACGGCGACGGCAACATGCGCAACTGGTTCACCGAGGCCGACCTCAAGGCCTTCCAGGCGCGCACGAGCAAGCTCGCCGAGCAGTTCGCGGCCTACAACCCCATCGACGACCTCCACATCAACGGCCGGCTCACGCTGGGCGAGAACATCGGCGACCTGAGCGGACTCGCCGTGGCGCACCGCGCCTACACGATGTCGCTCGGCGGCCAGACGGCGCCCGTCATCGAGGGCTTCACGGGCGATCAGCGCTTCTTCCTCGGCTGGGCGCAGGTATGGCGCACCAAGATGCGCGACGACGCGATGCGCCAGCAGCTCCTGACCAACCCGCACTCGCCGGGAACCTACCGCGCGTTCGTGCCCCTCACCAACCTCCAGGCGTTCTACGACGCGTGGAACGTGAAGCCCGGCGACGGCATGTATCGGCCGCCCGAGGAGCGCGTCAAGATCTGGTAG
- a CDS encoding DUF664 domain-containing protein — protein MSTTSSALATLYARDLARLVRQHDALDDARLWQVLPGVTNSAGNLMLHLVGNLREFVGRQLGGVTYARDREREFGARDVSRAELGEALRELTSIVPDVLRGMDEARWDETFPQNVLGEPVSNRQFVIHLYGHLNYHLGQIDYLRRVLTGDGALPRPTA, from the coding sequence ATGTCCACGACGTCGTCCGCCCTCGCCACCCTGTACGCCCGCGACCTCGCCCGTCTCGTCCGCCAGCACGACGCGCTCGACGACGCACGGCTGTGGCAGGTGCTCCCTGGGGTGACGAACTCCGCGGGCAACCTCATGCTGCACCTGGTGGGCAACCTCCGGGAGTTCGTCGGCCGGCAATTGGGCGGCGTGACCTACGCGCGCGACCGGGAGCGCGAGTTCGGAGCCCGGGACGTCTCGCGCGCGGAGCTCGGCGAGGCGCTGCGTGAGCTGACATCGATCGTCCCTGACGTCCTGCGCGGGATGGACGAGGCGCGCTGGGACGAGACCTTCCCGCAGAACGTGCTCGGCGAACCGGTGAGCAACCGGCAGTTCGTGATCCACCTGTACGGGCACCTGAACTACCACCTGGGCCAGATCGACTACCTGCGGCGGGTGCTGACGGGCGACGGCGCCCTGCCCCGGCCGACGGCCTGA
- a CDS encoding anion transporter, translated as MSPSWPASHLVTLGVFGLVYLGMILGGLPRLSLDRTGIALLGAITVVGAGVLTPEEAAAAVHLPTILLLFAFMVLSAQMRLGGFYSAITRRIAGPSLSPPQLMGAVVAASGALSAVFSNDIVCLAMAPVLADACLRRRVDPVPYLLALAAASNIGSAATLIGNPQNMLVGQVLALPFATYTRHALPPVVLGLAGLWALLTREVRTHEAAPAAPPPASGTVEPPPFDRWQTAKGLAVAFALMAIFLASDWPRDVAALVGAGVLLLSQRFHSSTVMGLIDWQLLVLFMGLFVVNHAMALTGLAPAALDWLGAHGVALGEPGALAASTAILSNLVSNVPAVMLLLPAAKAAARPEAAGELLALVSTFAGNLVVVGSIANIIVVDAARKAGIDIDWRRHARIGVPVTLATLTVTVLWLAL; from the coding sequence GTGTCCCCGTCCTGGCCGGCGTCCCATCTCGTCACGCTCGGCGTCTTCGGGCTCGTGTACCTGGGCATGATCCTGGGCGGGCTGCCGCGCCTGTCCCTGGATCGCACGGGGATCGCGCTCTTGGGCGCCATCACCGTGGTGGGCGCGGGCGTGCTGACGCCCGAGGAGGCCGCGGCCGCCGTCCACCTGCCCACGATCCTGCTGCTCTTCGCCTTCATGGTGCTGTCGGCGCAGATGCGGCTGGGCGGCTTCTACAGCGCCATCACACGGCGGATCGCCGGCCCGTCGCTGTCGCCGCCGCAGCTGATGGGGGCGGTGGTGGCCGCCAGCGGCGCCCTGTCGGCCGTCTTCTCGAACGACATCGTGTGCCTGGCGATGGCGCCGGTGCTGGCCGACGCCTGCCTCCGCCGCCGCGTCGATCCGGTGCCGTACCTCCTGGCGCTCGCGGCCGCCAGCAACATCGGATCGGCCGCCACCCTCATCGGGAATCCCCAGAACATGCTCGTCGGCCAGGTGCTGGCCCTCCCGTTCGCCACCTACACCAGGCACGCGCTCCCGCCCGTCGTCCTCGGGCTGGCGGGTCTCTGGGCCCTGCTGACGCGGGAGGTCCGGACGCACGAGGCCGCGCCGGCGGCGCCGCCGCCCGCCAGCGGCACGGTGGAGCCGCCGCCATTCGACCGATGGCAGACGGCCAAGGGCCTGGCCGTGGCGTTCGCCCTCATGGCGATCTTCCTGGCCTCGGACTGGCCGCGCGACGTCGCGGCCCTCGTCGGGGCCGGCGTCCTCCTCCTCAGCCAGCGCTTCCACTCGTCCACGGTGATGGGCCTCATCGACTGGCAGCTGCTCGTGCTGTTCATGGGGCTCTTCGTCGTGAACCACGCGATGGCGCTCACGGGCCTGGCGCCCGCCGCGCTCGACTGGCTCGGCGCGCACGGCGTGGCGCTGGGCGAGCCCGGCGCGCTCGCGGCGTCGACGGCCATCCTGAGCAACCTGGTCTCGAACGTCCCGGCGGTGATGCTGCTCCTGCCCGCCGCGAAGGCGGCCGCCCGGCCCGAGGCCGCAGGCGAGCTCCTGGCGCTGGTGAGCACCTTCGCGGGCAACCTGGTCGTCGTCGGGTCGATCGCAAACATCATCGTGGTGGACGCCGCGCGCAAGGCGGGCATCGACATCGACTGGCGGCGGCACGCACGGATCGGCGTGCCTGTGACGCTGGCCACCCTGACCGTGACGGTCCTCTGGCTGGCGCTGTAG
- a CDS encoding tetratricopeptide repeat protein, whose product MSEDQTAQELAAHLASAAELRQAGKGEEAWSHLIAAETICRSTGRRRDLVITLAGLAQLHRDGGDTASAAPLYDEAVTHARQLGDRHLLAHAMRHLGEVQVELRAFDRAQQLLRDALDLYRGHPATDALDLANAVRPLALCLERQGAGAEALPLWIEARELYASLGIDAGVAECARAIARLGGETSA is encoded by the coding sequence GTGTCCGAGGATCAGACGGCCCAGGAGCTGGCCGCGCACCTCGCGTCGGCGGCGGAGCTGCGTCAGGCGGGCAAGGGCGAGGAGGCGTGGTCCCACCTGATCGCGGCCGAGACCATCTGCCGATCCACGGGGCGCCGCCGGGATCTCGTGATCACGCTGGCCGGTCTCGCGCAGCTGCACCGCGACGGGGGCGACACGGCCAGCGCGGCCCCGCTCTACGACGAGGCGGTGACGCATGCCCGGCAGCTGGGCGACCGGCACCTGCTGGCACACGCCATGCGGCACCTCGGCGAGGTCCAGGTGGAGCTCAGGGCCTTCGACCGCGCGCAGCAGCTGCTTCGCGACGCCCTGGACCTGTATCGCGGGCATCCGGCGACCGATGCCCTGGACCTGGCCAACGCCGTCCGGCCCCTGGCCCTCTGCCTGGAACGCCAGGGCGCCGGGGCCGAGGCGCTGCCGCTCTGGATCGAGGCGCGCGAGCTGTACGCGTCGCTCGGCATCGACGCGGGCGTGGCCGAGTGCGCCAGGGCCATCGCCCGGCTCGGCGGTGAGACGTCGGCGTAG
- a CDS encoding M28 family peptidase, whose product MPVFKDESLEADAREAIRLDEPKALLDTFITLVRESGTAAERSAAAYLVGRLTALGIPVTVHEPTLYISNPVKAALTVTADGATRTLHARPPAMGRSTGDTPVEGEICYVPSRYAGGTASLFDLPEAARGGGADDPVRGKIVLTEGFSMPAAVGAFERRGAIGEIFIHPGKNVHEGICTSIWGAPTAESLGRKPAVPVVCISNPDGQALIADIERGRTRAAIGTWLDEGWKACPLPVVEIPGTEDPDEFLLVHGHYDSWYEGIGDNATGDAALLELARVLWGLRGRLKRSVRIAWWPGHSTGRYAGSTWYADTFADELDEHCIAQLDIDSPGCEGATAYEEVMWMAEADALCRASIKDALGLDSQRVRPLRAGDYSFNQIGPTGLYMLLSNIPIEERKRRGYYAVGGCGGNIAWHTPDDLMPVADLEILRRDVAVYLTTIVRILNAPLHPFDYAATVEEMRTVVAGYHQQAQGIVDLSAVVDDLGRLAVEIARWQEAAAADAAVAAAPERREDNAALRRIARLLVPLNYARGERFDHDPALKFGAVPRLEAAASIASAAPDLQPFVKVGLQREVNKVRATLRAVRRELAR is encoded by the coding sequence GTGCCCGTGTTCAAGGACGAATCCCTGGAAGCCGACGCGCGCGAGGCCATCCGCCTCGACGAGCCGAAGGCGCTGCTCGACACCTTCATCACCCTGGTTCGCGAGTCCGGGACCGCGGCCGAGCGGAGTGCGGCGGCCTACCTGGTGGGCCGTCTCACGGCCCTCGGCATCCCCGTGACCGTGCACGAGCCCACGCTGTACATCAGCAACCCCGTGAAGGCGGCGCTGACGGTGACGGCGGACGGCGCCACCCGGACGCTGCACGCGCGGCCGCCGGCGATGGGCCGATCCACGGGCGACACCCCCGTGGAGGGCGAGATCTGCTACGTGCCGTCGCGGTACGCCGGCGGCACGGCCTCGCTCTTCGACCTGCCGGAGGCGGCCCGCGGCGGCGGCGCCGACGATCCCGTGCGCGGGAAGATCGTCCTCACCGAGGGTTTTTCGATGCCGGCCGCCGTCGGGGCCTTCGAACGGCGGGGCGCCATCGGCGAGATCTTCATCCACCCGGGGAAGAACGTCCACGAGGGCATCTGCACGTCGATCTGGGGCGCGCCCACGGCCGAGTCGCTCGGCCGGAAGCCGGCCGTTCCGGTGGTGTGCATCAGCAACCCCGACGGCCAGGCGCTCATCGCCGACATCGAGCGCGGACGGACGCGCGCGGCGATCGGAACGTGGCTCGACGAGGGCTGGAAGGCGTGTCCGCTGCCGGTCGTGGAGATTCCAGGCACCGAGGACCCGGACGAGTTCCTCCTGGTGCACGGCCACTACGACTCGTGGTACGAGGGCATCGGCGACAACGCCACCGGCGATGCCGCGCTGCTCGAACTCGCGCGCGTGCTCTGGGGCCTGCGCGGACGGCTGAAGCGGTCCGTCCGCATCGCGTGGTGGCCCGGCCACTCGACGGGCCGCTACGCGGGCTCCACCTGGTACGCCGACACGTTCGCCGACGAGCTCGACGAGCACTGCATCGCGCAGCTCGACATCGACTCGCCCGGGTGCGAGGGCGCCACCGCCTACGAGGAAGTGATGTGGATGGCCGAGGCCGACGCGCTGTGCCGCGCGTCGATCAAGGACGCCCTGGGGCTGGACAGCCAGCGGGTGCGGCCGCTCCGTGCCGGCGACTACTCCTTCAACCAGATCGGCCCGACCGGCCTGTACATGCTGCTGTCGAACATCCCGATCGAGGAGCGCAAGCGCCGCGGCTACTACGCCGTGGGCGGGTGCGGCGGGAACATCGCCTGGCACACGCCCGACGACCTGATGCCCGTGGCGGACCTGGAGATCCTGCGCCGCGACGTGGCGGTGTATCTCACCACGATCGTCCGCATCCTGAATGCGCCCCTCCATCCCTTCGACTACGCCGCCACGGTGGAGGAGATGCGCACGGTGGTGGCGGGCTACCACCAGCAGGCCCAAGGGATCGTGGATCTGTCGGCGGTGGTGGACGACCTGGGGCGCCTCGCCGTGGAGATCGCGCGCTGGCAGGAAGCGGCCGCCGCCGATGCCGCCGTCGCCGCCGCGCCCGAGCGGCGCGAGGACAACGCCGCGCTCCGGCGGATCGCCCGCCTGCTGGTGCCCCTGAACTACGCCAGGGGCGAGCGGTTCGATCACGACCCGGCGCTGAAGTTCGGCGCGGTGCCGCGGCTCGAAGCGGCCGCGTCGATCGCGTCTGCGGCGCCCGACCTGCAGCCCTTCGTGAAGGTCGGCCTCCAGCGCGAGGTGAACAAGGTGCGGGCCACGCTGCGCGCGGTCCGGCGCGAGCTGGCGAGGTAG
- a CDS encoding sodium:solute symporter family protein, with product MVADSATLLWISVAYLALVLGVSIWGFRKSKTEEDFLAAGRTIGPWVGGAVLAATQISAGTFVGTLGRYYQTGVSWGYGWFGVWAGWVVSAVFVAPKLRKFGALTVADYVGTRFASEHARTLAAALIIVCYSILLTAQFQAIGEIASAVFGVSPRAAMALLLATTGFYTALGGVRSSSYIEFVQTLVMILALVCAVPVVLSHSGGLTALGEYVGSIEPRVTGWWFTWKEILATGLAFGLGIAAAPYEMTRYYSMRDVATVRYAIGVSMLLQVCIAACVLTLGIGMRGIYPYLPSPDQASSILASTVMSPLLGSLFLIAMLSAIMSTVNSILLVTGGAFAHDLYKRLVNPAASQARLVWVTRVSIVVLGLAPFWAAGLKLGDVQAIVVEQAKFIASFFFVPVVIGLNWRRGTKEGAIWSMVVGFLGCLAWTFTGQHSVQQHGIDSVEVGVVLSALAFVVASRLSPPTPDRNLRIFFEE from the coding sequence ATGGTCGCTGACTCGGCCACCCTCCTCTGGATCTCGGTGGCGTACCTGGCGCTGGTGCTGGGCGTCTCGATCTGGGGCTTCCGGAAGAGCAAGACCGAGGAGGACTTCCTCGCCGCGGGCCGGACGATCGGCCCGTGGGTGGGCGGCGCCGTGCTGGCGGCCACCCAGATCAGCGCCGGCACCTTCGTCGGCACCCTCGGCCGCTACTACCAGACCGGCGTGAGCTGGGGCTACGGCTGGTTCGGCGTCTGGGCGGGCTGGGTGGTGTCGGCCGTGTTCGTCGCGCCGAAGCTCAGGAAGTTCGGCGCCCTCACCGTGGCCGACTACGTCGGCACCCGCTTCGCCAGCGAGCACGCCCGGACGCTCGCCGCCGCGCTCATCATCGTCTGCTACAGCATCCTCCTGACGGCGCAGTTCCAGGCCATCGGCGAGATCGCGTCCGCCGTCTTCGGCGTGTCGCCGCGCGCGGCCATGGCCCTGCTCCTGGCCACGACCGGGTTCTACACCGCGCTCGGGGGCGTGCGCTCCAGCTCGTACATCGAGTTCGTCCAGACGCTGGTGATGATCCTGGCGCTCGTGTGCGCCGTGCCCGTCGTCCTGTCGCATTCCGGCGGGCTCACGGCCCTCGGCGAGTACGTCGGGTCCATCGAGCCGCGCGTGACCGGCTGGTGGTTCACGTGGAAGGAGATCCTGGCCACGGGCCTCGCCTTCGGCCTGGGCATCGCGGCGGCGCCGTACGAGATGACCCGCTACTACTCGATGCGCGACGTGGCGACGGTCCGCTACGCGATTGGCGTCTCGATGCTGCTCCAGGTGTGCATCGCGGCCTGCGTGCTCACGCTGGGCATCGGCATGCGCGGGATCTACCCCTACCTGCCGTCGCCCGACCAGGCGTCCAGCATCCTCGCCTCCACCGTGATGTCGCCGCTCCTCGGCTCGCTCTTCCTCATCGCGATGCTGTCGGCCATCATGTCCACCGTGAACTCGATCCTGCTCGTGACCGGCGGGGCCTTCGCGCACGACCTGTACAAGCGCCTCGTCAACCCCGCGGCGTCGCAGGCGCGGCTGGTGTGGGTCACGCGCGTGTCGATCGTCGTGCTCGGCCTCGCGCCGTTCTGGGCGGCCGGGCTGAAGCTGGGCGACGTGCAGGCCATCGTCGTGGAGCAGGCGAAGTTCATCGCGAGCTTCTTCTTCGTGCCCGTGGTAATCGGCCTGAACTGGCGCCGGGGCACCAAGGAGGGCGCCATCTGGAGCATGGTCGTCGGGTTCCTGGGCTGCCTCGCGTGGACGTTCACGGGCCAGCACAGCGTGCAGCAGCACGGCATCGACTCGGTGGAGGTGGGCGTCGTCCTGAGCGCGCTGGCCTTCGTCGTGGCGAGCCGGCTCAGCCCGCCGACGCCCGACAGGAACCTGCGGATCTTCTTCGAGGAGTGA
- a CDS encoding PAS domain-containing protein: MAAQRVSLTGKERTFGEHELIVSKTDLTGKITYANDVFVRVSGYTEAELIGAPHSILRHPDMPRCVFKLLWDTIAARQEVFAYVINTSKNGDHYWVFAHVTPSYDIHGAHVGYHSNRRVPHADAIAKIKPLYAKLLSVEAAVGDRKASVDAGTAAVVATLKEQKLTYSQFVFGLSTSTRLDAEAA, encoded by the coding sequence ATGGCGGCACAGCGTGTCTCACTGACCGGCAAAGAGCGCACCTTCGGCGAACACGAGCTCATCGTCAGCAAGACGGATCTCACCGGCAAGATCACGTACGCGAACGACGTCTTCGTCCGCGTGTCCGGCTACACGGAGGCCGAGCTCATCGGGGCCCCGCACAGCATCCTGCGGCATCCCGACATGCCGCGGTGCGTGTTCAAGCTGCTGTGGGACACCATCGCCGCCCGGCAGGAAGTGTTCGCTTACGTCATCAACACCTCCAAGAACGGCGACCACTACTGGGTGTTCGCCCACGTCACGCCGAGCTACGACATCCACGGCGCGCACGTCGGCTACCACTCGAACCGCCGGGTGCCCCACGCCGACGCCATCGCCAAGATCAAGCCGCTCTACGCGAAGCTCCTCTCGGTGGAGGCGGCCGTCGGCGACCGCAAGGCCTCCGTCGACGCCGGCACCGCGGCCGTGGTCGCGACCCTGAAGGAGCAGAAGCTCACCTACAGCCAGTTCGTGTTCGGGCTGTCCACCTCGACCCGCCTCGACGCGGAGGCCGCATGA
- a CDS encoding methyl-accepting chemotaxis protein translates to MSTPATPTPATLTSLAEVCERAAKGDLEARAAGLGEDPALSRLGHAINAMLDTADSFVREASAAMECCSHDEFHRPILLRGLKGAYRQGAAVINAAGVKMRDSRDEVTFVGGLAAENLTSVQSVANALGQLSETNSHIARDANDAAQTTRRAVEETTRAGEVVSAMNDAVRKIDSIVALINKVAGQTNLLALNATIEAARAGEAGKGFAVVASEVKELSRDTAKATEDISRQVERIQSTAGEVTAIIGRISQSIQRIDTGAESISRSVASQVKATSEIGRSLREVETNATHVSERIQGARPRRRSAA, encoded by the coding sequence ATGAGCACGCCCGCCACTCCCACGCCCGCCACCCTCACGAGCCTCGCCGAAGTCTGCGAGCGCGCCGCGAAGGGCGATCTCGAGGCCCGGGCCGCGGGCCTCGGCGAGGATCCCGCGCTGTCGCGCCTGGGGCACGCCATCAACGCCATGCTCGACACGGCCGACTCCTTCGTGCGCGAGGCCTCGGCCGCGATGGAGTGCTGCAGCCACGACGAGTTCCACCGCCCGATCCTGCTGCGCGGCCTGAAGGGCGCCTACCGGCAGGGCGCGGCCGTCATCAACGCCGCCGGCGTGAAGATGCGCGACAGCCGCGACGAGGTCACGTTCGTCGGCGGGCTGGCCGCCGAGAACCTGACGAGCGTGCAGTCCGTCGCGAACGCCCTCGGTCAGCTGAGCGAGACGAACTCCCACATCGCCCGCGACGCCAACGACGCCGCCCAGACCACGCGCCGCGCCGTGGAGGAGACCACCCGCGCGGGCGAGGTGGTGAGCGCGATGAACGACGCCGTACGGAAGATCGACAGCATCGTGGCGCTCATCAACAAGGTGGCCGGCCAGACGAACCTGCTCGCCCTGAACGCCACGATCGAAGCGGCGCGGGCCGGGGAAGCCGGCAAGGGCTTCGCCGTCGTGGCCTCGGAGGTGAAAGAGCTGTCGCGCGACACGGCCAAGGCCACCGAGGACATCAGCCGGCAGGTGGAGCGCATCCAGTCGACGGCCGGCGAGGTCACGGCCATCATCGGCCGCATCAGCCAGTCGATCCAGCGCATCGACACCGGCGCCGAGTCGATCTCACGCTCGGTGGCGTCGCAGGTCAAGGCCACGTCCGAGATCGGCCGGAGCCTGCGCGAGGTGGAGACCAACGCCACGCACGTGTCCGAGCGGATCCAGGGCGCGCGCCCCAGGCGGCGCTCGGCGGCCTGA
- a CDS encoding SDR family oxidoreductase → MGEGSGVVIVTGGSRGIGAATARLAGARGYAVVVGYRSNADAAGRVVQSIRGAGGRAEAIAADVAVADDVVRLFDAADRAFGPLTALVNNAGVVDSKARVDEMSAGRLHRMFATNVVGSILCAKEAVRRMSTRHGGTGGAIVNVSSVAARLGSPDEYVDYAAAKAAIDTFTIGLAKEVATEGIRVNCVRPGIVETEIHASGGQPDRLQRIAPLVPMRRAGQPHEIAHAILWLLSEEASYASGALLDVSGAR, encoded by the coding sequence GTGGGTGAGGGATCGGGTGTGGTGATCGTGACGGGCGGCAGCCGTGGCATCGGCGCCGCCACCGCGAGGCTGGCGGGGGCGCGAGGCTACGCCGTGGTCGTGGGATACCGATCGAACGCCGACGCGGCTGGACGGGTGGTCCAAAGCATCCGCGGGGCCGGTGGCCGCGCCGAGGCGATCGCGGCCGACGTGGCGGTGGCCGACGACGTGGTCCGGCTCTTCGACGCCGCCGACCGCGCGTTCGGCCCGCTGACCGCCCTCGTCAACAACGCCGGCGTGGTGGACAGCAAGGCCCGCGTGGACGAGATGTCCGCGGGGCGCCTCCATCGGATGTTCGCGACGAACGTCGTCGGTTCGATCCTCTGCGCGAAGGAGGCGGTGCGCCGGATGTCCACGCGGCACGGCGGCACGGGGGGCGCCATCGTGAACGTGTCGTCGGTGGCCGCCAGGCTCGGCTCACCGGACGAGTACGTGGACTACGCGGCGGCGAAGGCGGCCATCGACACCTTCACCATCGGCCTCGCGAAGGAAGTGGCCACCGAGGGCATCCGCGTCAACTGCGTGCGGCCCGGCATCGTCGAGACGGAGATCCACGCCAGCGGCGGGCAGCCCGACCGCCTGCAGCGCATCGCGCCGCTCGTGCCGATGCGCCGGGCCGGACAGCCCCACGAGATCGCCCACGCGATCCTGTGGCTGCTGTCGGAGGAGGCCTCCTACGCGAGCGGCGCCCTGCTGGACGTCTCGGGCGCCAGGTGA